One Succinispira mobilis DSM 6222 genomic window carries:
- a CDS encoding heme NO-binding domain-containing protein, whose product MKGTVVATWIETANKTWGTELIGKIMQETGWAKDRIIMPTEDISDSEVKKFISLLAKAANKTEDEVWLIIGKDNVKTFFKVYPAFFQQENLYSFLRSMYDVHVVVVQRIPGSKPPEILIEPISEYEAIFSYRSKRGMFGYLKGLLAGGAEHFKEKLEMQVLESSNEHMKIKMKFEKPITSNKTFRLNKLLSFGVINSLAGKIGVAVLLATLGLSLLANALGASVPYWFSLVVGVLASASAAMLLKPLAVIKAEIENIRDKKYFLETKLYTNDEYEDIMKGLSEYKKRLKREFVGFKGTSDEMNRYADNFNFLAERMTDTSKSISGVVYDVATAAGNQAEETTEAVAILSGNLDTLKNVVLEQNRNKIQLEEAMQEISRGFGEVQNSGTKLEHSLNSFAEVKNSADNLQAQANKITEITGMVSAIAGQTNLLALNAAIEAARAGEQGRGFAVVAEEVRKLAEQSQQHSVSITTDLKVLMDIIENVVEKIDEEYDVLEIESKQLNEVVEKNVKYVDNVQNVADNIVDTIEKLENEMTGLGQVYGKIESLAAISEENSAASEEVSAAVQTYNEKLQDMMEKIGEFKVVIGHFREDINKYRT is encoded by the coding sequence ATAAAAGGGACAGTTGTGGCTACATGGATAGAAACTGCAAATAAAACTTGGGGTACAGAGTTAATTGGAAAAATTATGCAGGAGACTGGTTGGGCAAAAGACAGAATTATTATGCCAACAGAGGATATCAGCGATAGTGAAGTAAAAAAGTTTATCAGTTTATTGGCAAAAGCAGCAAATAAAACGGAAGATGAAGTTTGGTTGATAATTGGCAAAGATAATGTAAAAACTTTTTTTAAAGTTTATCCCGCTTTCTTTCAACAAGAAAATTTATATTCTTTTTTACGGTCTATGTATGATGTTCATGTGGTAGTAGTGCAACGCATTCCTGGATCAAAACCGCCGGAAATTTTAATTGAACCGATTTCAGAATATGAGGCTATTTTTAGTTATCGTTCTAAACGGGGGATGTTTGGTTATTTAAAAGGATTATTGGCAGGCGGAGCAGAACATTTTAAAGAAAAATTAGAAATGCAAGTTTTAGAAAGTTCTAATGAGCATATGAAAATTAAAATGAAGTTTGAAAAACCAATAACTAGTAATAAGACGTTTAGGTTAAATAAGTTGTTATCTTTCGGGGTAATTAACAGTTTGGCAGGAAAAATTGGTGTGGCTGTATTACTGGCAACTTTAGGTTTAAGTTTGCTTGCTAATGCTTTAGGTGCGAGTGTTCCTTATTGGTTTTCGCTAGTTGTAGGAGTTTTAGCAAGTGCTAGTGCCGCTATGTTATTAAAGCCATTGGCTGTTATTAAAGCAGAAATAGAAAATATTAGAGATAAAAAATATTTTTTAGAAACCAAGTTATATACAAATGATGAATATGAAGATATCATGAAGGGTTTGTCGGAATATAAAAAGCGACTTAAGCGTGAATTTGTAGGCTTTAAAGGAACGTCTGACGAAATGAATCGCTATGCGGATAATTTTAATTTTTTAGCAGAAAGAATGACCGATACCTCAAAAAGCATTTCTGGGGTTGTATATGACGTCGCAACTGCTGCTGGCAACCAAGCAGAGGAAACTACAGAAGCGGTAGCAATTTTAAGTGGGAACTTAGATACTTTGAAAAATGTAGTTCTAGAACAAAATCGTAATAAAATTCAATTAGAAGAGGCAATGCAAGAAATAAGTCGTGGATTTGGTGAGGTGCAGAATTCAGGTACGAAACTGGAACATAGTTTAAACAGCTTTGCAGAAGTGAAGAATTCAGCAGATAATTTACAGGCTCAAGCCAATAAAATTACAGAAATTACTGGGATGGTTTCAGCGATTGCTGGTCAAACTAATTTATTAGCTTTAAATGCGGCTATTGAAGCGGCTAGAGCTGGTGAACAGGGGCGCGGGTTTGCTGTAGTTGCTGAAGAAGTACGTAAATTAGCCGAACAATCCCAACAACACTCCGTAAGTATTACGACTGATTTAAAGGTCCTTATGGATATAATTGAAAATGTTGTAGAAAAAATTGATGAAGAATATGATGTCTTAGAAATTGAAAGTAAACAACTTAACGAAGTAGTAGAAAAGAATGTCAAGTATGTAGATAATGTGCAGAATGTTGCTGATAATATTGTTGATACAATTGAAAAATTAGAAAATGAAATGACTGGGTTAGGTCAAGTGTACGGTAAAATTGAATCACTGGCGGCAATTTCTGAAGAAAACTCTGCAGCAAGTGAAGAAGTAAGCGCAGCGGTACAAACATATAATGAAAAACTACAGGATATGATGGAAAAAATAGGTGAATTTAAAGTTGTAATTGGTCATTTCCGGGAGGATATTAATAAATATAGAACTTGA
- a CDS encoding CoB--CoM heterodisulfide reductase iron-sulfur subunit B family protein, with the protein MNYNYYPGCTLSTKAKQLDYWARAAAKKLGFNLVEQAQWQCCGAVYPLATDEIATRLPAVRSLALAKESDGKLVTLCSACHHVLKRVNADMQQKNDLSLKVNNYLQLPQPYQGETQVIHYLELLRDVVGFENLQKTVKNPLRNRKIAAYYGCMLLRPHSIMQFDNPENPKILEEFIKAIGAEPIIYDYRNECCGGYITLEDRAVATSMVDKVVAAAKRQGALEIISACPLCTYNLENNCSLADKLPVAYFTELLAEALGLKE; encoded by the coding sequence ATGAATTACAACTATTATCCAGGTTGTACGCTAAGCACAAAAGCCAAACAGTTAGATTATTGGGCACGAGCAGCCGCTAAAAAACTAGGATTTAATCTAGTGGAGCAAGCACAATGGCAATGTTGTGGCGCAGTATATCCATTAGCAACTGATGAAATTGCAACTAGACTACCAGCAGTGCGCAGTTTAGCTTTAGCAAAAGAAAGTGATGGCAAATTGGTAACGCTGTGTTCAGCCTGTCACCATGTATTAAAACGAGTAAATGCTGATATGCAACAGAAAAATGATTTAAGTTTGAAAGTTAATAATTACTTACAATTACCACAACCATATCAAGGAGAAACCCAAGTAATACATTATTTAGAATTACTAAGAGATGTAGTGGGTTTTGAAAATTTACAAAAAACAGTGAAAAATCCACTAAGAAATAGAAAAATAGCGGCATATTATGGGTGTATGTTATTGCGGCCTCATAGCATTATGCAATTTGATAATCCTGAAAATCCTAAAATTTTAGAAGAGTTTATCAAAGCAATTGGCGCTGAACCGATAATTTATGATTATCGTAACGAGTGTTGTGGCGGCTATATAACTTTGGAAGATCGCGCTGTGGCGACAAGCATGGTAGATAAAGTAGTTGCTGCGGCAAAGCGTCAAGGGGCCTTAGAAATTATAAGTGCCTGTCCACTTTGCACTTATAATTTAGAAAATAATTGTTCCTTAGCAGATAAATTACCGGTAGCATATTTTACAGAATTATTAGCAGAAGCCTTAGGCCTTAAGGAGTAG
- a CDS encoding SH3 domain-containing protein: protein MLKIVVISLVFMGIIISNNSLVVAEKIDLKVWLEQESLNEIVLEKEEIKSYNYLIQQLQVGDMPNLIEYPKYLNREEVVRYLSAAEMPREELYRRGELINAGWKANLELQRNIENLPATVMIKYAVTIRRSNIRTFPSDEAVYESKNDLEFDLFQETAIDPSEAVIVLWQSKDLNFYFVQTKNYRGWVNSRDLAIAKDKNDWLKYANPDKFLIVTEPLLKMMNLKEELLWQMGSKIILTKKPKGSEYEIILPKRDNQGFLQEQRKKIRLQGVNEGYIAYNRANIIRQAFKFQGEPYGWGGLHDSVDCSSFIENIYRTVGLQLPRNADQQETASASIVCLNNKSNADKVALIKGLPPATVLFKDGHTMLYLGEKGEKQYVIHALGSQGRYNAQGEIVRLPIMKVVVTDLDILMRTGKSLLETLTTAVDYR from the coding sequence ATGTTAAAAATAGTGGTTATTAGTCTAGTTTTCATGGGGATAATTATTTCTAACAATAGTCTTGTTGTCGCGGAAAAAATAGATTTAAAAGTTTGGTTAGAACAGGAAAGTTTGAATGAAATTGTTTTAGAGAAGGAGGAGATAAAAAGCTATAATTATTTAATTCAACAGCTACAAGTTGGCGATATGCCAAATTTAATAGAATATCCTAAATACTTAAACAGAGAAGAGGTAGTTCGCTATTTGAGTGCGGCGGAAATGCCTAGAGAAGAACTTTATCGGCGAGGAGAATTGATAAATGCAGGTTGGAAAGCAAATTTAGAATTGCAAAGAAACATCGAAAATTTGCCAGCGACAGTAATGATTAAATATGCAGTAACTATTAGACGCAGTAATATAAGAACTTTCCCGAGCGATGAAGCTGTATATGAAAGTAAAAACGATTTGGAATTTGACTTATTTCAAGAAACAGCAATAGATCCAAGTGAAGCTGTAATAGTACTATGGCAAAGTAAAGATTTAAATTTTTATTTCGTGCAAACTAAAAATTATCGTGGATGGGTAAACAGTAGAGATTTGGCAATAGCTAAAGATAAAAATGATTGGTTAAAGTATGCGAACCCAGATAAATTTTTAATTGTTACAGAGCCACTTTTGAAGATGATGAATTTAAAAGAAGAATTACTTTGGCAGATGGGGAGTAAAATAATTTTGACTAAAAAACCCAAAGGTTCTGAGTATGAAATTATTTTACCAAAACGAGATAATCAGGGTTTTTTGCAAGAACAGCGTAAAAAAATACGCCTTCAGGGTGTAAATGAAGGTTATATTGCTTATAATAGAGCCAATATCATAAGGCAAGCTTTTAAATTTCAGGGAGAACCTTATGGTTGGGGTGGTTTACATGATAGTGTAGATTGTTCTAGCTTTATTGAAAATATATATCGTACGGTTGGCTTACAATTACCACGTAATGCTGACCAACAAGAAACTGCTAGTGCTAGTATTGTTTGTTTGAATAATAAGTCTAACGCCGATAAAGTTGCTTTGATAAAAGGCTTACCCCCAGCAACAGTACTGTTTAAGGATGGACATACAATGTTGTATTTGGGAGAGAAAGGTGAAAAACAATATGTTATTCATGCACTTGGTAGTCAAGGCAGATATAATGCTCAAGGTGAAATAGTAAGGCTTCCAATTATGAAAGTTGTTGTTACCGATTTAGATATTTTAATGCGCACTGGTAAATCTTTACTAGAGACCTTGACTACAGCTGTAGACTATCGTTGA
- the budA gene encoding acetolactate decarboxylase, whose translation MCLVFLNFSWAEAKELKSLYQVSTINALLSGHYDGEIDMQTLSKYGDFGIGTFDKLDGEMIFLDGQVYKVKASGKVELVANKVKTPFAAVTYFTPEISRVIFNVENYEQLQTKLNEVVSDKNYFYAIKVSGDFKEIKTRSVPSQEKPYKPLVEITKNQPVFEYKNIKGTILGFYCPAYVAGVNVPGYHLHFLSQDKTKGGHLLAASLGKAQVEVCKIDKFTMQLPRENKLEKLELLKDYSKELLVVEK comes from the coding sequence GGCCAAAGAGCTAAAAAGTTTGTACCAAGTCTCGACTATAAATGCCTTGTTGAGTGGTCATTATGACGGGGAAATAGATATGCAGACATTAAGTAAATATGGAGATTTTGGCATAGGAACTTTCGATAAATTAGATGGAGAAATGATTTTTTTAGATGGACAGGTTTATAAAGTAAAAGCAAGTGGAAAAGTAGAACTTGTAGCTAATAAAGTAAAAACTCCCTTTGCCGCAGTAACTTATTTTACCCCTGAGATTAGTCGGGTTATTTTTAATGTGGAAAATTATGAACAGTTGCAAACTAAATTAAATGAAGTAGTAAGTGATAAAAATTATTTTTATGCTATTAAAGTATCTGGGGATTTTAAAGAAATAAAAACAAGAAGTGTGCCTAGTCAAGAAAAACCATATAAACCCTTGGTTGAAATAACTAAAAACCAACCTGTTTTTGAATATAAAAATATAAAGGGCACAATTTTAGGATTTTATTGTCCAGCATATGTTGCAGGAGTGAATGTTCCAGGTTATCATTTGCATTTTCTGTCGCAAGACAAAACTAAAGGGGGGCATTTATTAGCGGCTAGTTTGGGTAAAGCACAAGTTGAAGTTTGTAAAATAGACAAATTTACGATGCAATTACCTCGGGAAAATAAGCTGGAAAAGTTAGAACTCCTAAAAGATTATTCTAAAGAATTACTTGTGGTAGAGAAGTAG
- a CDS encoding anaerobic C4-dicarboxylate transporter: MTMFLGFLVLIACLIVGVRFGGLGLAVVSGIGLTIFTFVLGLVPGKPPIDVMLTIMAVVTCSGFLQASKGLDVMLKFAEKFLRSNPKYVTILAPMTTWFLTVLCGTGHIVYTLFPIIYDIAIKQNIRPERPMAAASIASQMGVCASPASVAVVSVVAMLAKSPIHFGVIEILSVSIPASFCGVLVASLWSIRRGKDLDNDPVFQAKIADPEQKAYIYGTSENSTIATLADQKLPSSAYLATGIFLAGIAAIALFGSFPELLPHFPNAKGALKPLSMTLTIQIAMLFIAALIMIACKVKVADVTNGSVFKAGTIAVVSVYGVAWMADTYFGAYLPLLKKSLGQIVIAYPWLYAVVLLLVSKLVNSQAAALAIIVPMALSVGVSPLVIVSFITACYGYFILPTYPSDLACIGFDRSGTTGIGKFVINHSFIIPGLIGIFTGCSVGYILVKILY, from the coding sequence ATGACCATGTTTTTAGGCTTTCTAGTTCTAATTGCTTGCTTAATCGTAGGCGTGCGTTTCGGTGGCTTAGGACTAGCAGTTGTATCTGGTATTGGCTTAACTATCTTCACATTTGTGTTAGGCTTAGTTCCAGGTAAACCACCTATCGATGTAATGTTAACAATTATGGCGGTTGTTACATGTTCTGGTTTTTTACAAGCCTCTAAAGGCTTGGATGTAATGCTTAAATTCGCAGAGAAATTTTTGCGGAGTAACCCCAAGTATGTAACAATACTTGCCCCAATGACAACTTGGTTCTTAACTGTTCTTTGTGGAACAGGACATATTGTTTATACGTTATTTCCAATAATTTATGATATTGCGATTAAACAAAATATTCGCCCTGAACGTCCTATGGCTGCTGCTTCTATTGCCTCACAAATGGGGGTTTGTGCCTCTCCTGCTTCTGTTGCAGTTGTATCTGTAGTTGCTATGTTAGCTAAATCGCCAATTCATTTCGGGGTTATCGAAATTCTTTCTGTTTCTATTCCAGCTAGTTTTTGTGGCGTTTTAGTTGCCAGTCTCTGGAGTATTCGTCGTGGCAAAGACTTAGATAATGATCCTGTTTTCCAAGCTAAAATTGCTGATCCTGAGCAAAAAGCTTATATATATGGAACTTCCGAAAATAGCACTATTGCAACTTTAGCCGATCAAAAACTGCCTTCTTCCGCTTATTTGGCTACGGGAATTTTTTTAGCCGGCATTGCGGCTATTGCTTTATTCGGTAGTTTCCCTGAACTCCTACCGCATTTTCCTAATGCAAAAGGCGCTTTAAAACCACTGTCTATGACCCTTACCATCCAAATAGCAATGCTTTTTATTGCAGCACTAATCATGATTGCTTGCAAAGTTAAAGTTGCTGATGTAACCAACGGTTCAGTGTTTAAAGCTGGAACTATTGCTGTTGTTTCTGTCTATGGTGTTGCTTGGATGGCAGACACTTATTTTGGGGCGTATTTACCCTTACTCAAAAAATCTTTAGGCCAAATTGTTATAGCTTATCCTTGGCTGTATGCTGTAGTTTTATTACTTGTTTCCAAATTAGTAAATTCACAAGCTGCAGCTTTAGCAATTATTGTGCCCATGGCTCTTAGTGTTGGCGTAAGTCCTTTAGTTATTGTTTCCTTTATAACGGCTTGTTATGGTTATTTTATTCTTCCTACCTATCCATCAGACTTAGCCTGCATAGGCTTTGACCGCTCTGGTACCACTGGAATTGGTAAGTTTGTAATTAATCATAGCTTTATCATCCCTGGATTAATCGGAATTTTCACTGGTTGCAGTGTAGGTTATATTTTAGTAAAAATTTTATATTAA
- a CDS encoding cache domain-containing protein produces MLKSLRSQLIIIVSVMVILTLSTSMSVSFYLNSNDFEQHIRETNSIMAESLAANIRQYMEKAYNISFELSENPDIINFIPEKQSIMLEDSIKHYPFFQLFATHSLNGDQVARSSGVPANRSDRWWFKKFLVEKKDYIGHSYYSVFSNTAIITMIHGIYDKEALVGVLMSDIETKTLQPMVEKYNSGPGSYAYILDGSGFVVVHPDKKQVYEIYNYKTQKKFSLRKDANGIPLRDDRGYELTEEIDFKIPEKLKIIIDNVMQGKTGLGEYTDFNGDEYICAYRSIPLPGNSDPWNLIMVQKKNTAFAFLKTVAWKNSLVGFLVLVISIFSTYKFATRITKPLTNIVTTTEIVASGNFNVAVNPSGEKNEIGLLEASINQMIVNLKTMMQELETKNFLLRKEIQEKLAVQNTLAFSEEKYSKAFHHAADIVAIINARTQKYLELNDSFYRTFGYTPQEVIGKSAIDIGLWVSMQERDNILAMLDNQEIVRNVEVCWQTKTGDTRWGLCSVEKFTIAGEEYFLQVWHDITTTKEINAQLVAAKEDLEIKVDLRTQELTAVNQELRSMNETLSHTLEQLQLTQEQLVQSAKMASLGSLVAGIAHEVNTPIGVSVTAASYLSDLNKKLNSSYEKSSLSREELEIYLNDSEQSLAILLSNLNRAANLISSFKKVSVDQSNENKRNFIVNEYLNEILLTLKPKFKNTSLLVNIDGDPNLEICSCPGSLGQILTNLLDNSLIHAFDAKSISPRIDISFKLENRNFILIYSDNGKGMSESVRQKIFDPFFTTKRSEGGTGLGMHIVYNIVKQTFLGNIECSSTVGSGTSFKITFPV; encoded by the coding sequence ATGTTAAAATCGCTCCGTTCTCAGCTAATAATTATAGTTTCGGTTATGGTCATTTTAACTTTGTCAACTTCTATGTCTGTTTCATTTTATCTAAATTCCAATGATTTCGAACAGCATATTCGTGAAACAAACTCTATTATGGCCGAAAGTCTTGCAGCTAATATTAGGCAATATATGGAAAAAGCTTATAATATAAGCTTTGAGTTATCTGAAAACCCAGACATTATAAATTTTATACCAGAAAAGCAATCTATAATGCTCGAAGATTCTATAAAACACTATCCTTTTTTTCAATTGTTTGCCACGCACTCTCTCAATGGCGATCAAGTAGCTCGTTCTAGTGGAGTTCCCGCTAATCGCTCTGATCGTTGGTGGTTCAAAAAATTTCTTGTTGAAAAAAAAGATTATATTGGGCACTCTTATTATTCGGTTTTTTCCAATACAGCTATTATCACAATGATTCATGGTATTTATGATAAAGAAGCTTTAGTTGGCGTACTTATGTCAGATATCGAAACCAAAACCCTCCAGCCCATGGTCGAAAAATACAATTCCGGACCTGGAAGTTATGCCTACATTTTAGACGGTTCTGGCTTTGTAGTCGTCCATCCTGATAAAAAACAAGTTTATGAAATATATAACTATAAAACACAAAAAAAATTCAGTCTGCGCAAGGATGCCAATGGAATTCCCTTAAGAGATGATCGAGGCTACGAATTAACAGAAGAAATTGATTTTAAGATCCCTGAAAAATTAAAAATTATAATTGATAATGTTATGCAAGGTAAAACTGGATTAGGTGAATATACCGATTTTAATGGTGATGAATACATCTGTGCCTATCGTAGCATCCCTTTACCTGGAAACTCTGATCCTTGGAACTTAATTATGGTCCAAAAAAAGAATACCGCCTTTGCCTTTCTTAAAACTGTAGCTTGGAAGAATTCTTTAGTCGGATTTTTGGTTTTAGTAATTTCAATTTTTTCAACTTACAAATTTGCAACACGTATAACTAAACCCCTAACAAATATTGTAACCACTACCGAAATAGTAGCTAGTGGCAACTTTAATGTTGCTGTAAATCCTAGTGGTGAAAAAAATGAAATTGGACTTTTAGAAGCTAGTATCAACCAAATGATTGTAAATTTGAAAACTATGATGCAAGAACTAGAAACGAAAAACTTTCTTTTAAGAAAAGAAATACAAGAAAAACTAGCTGTTCAAAACACTTTAGCTTTTTCCGAAGAAAAATACTCCAAAGCTTTCCATCACGCCGCTGATATTGTCGCAATTATCAATGCCAGAACCCAGAAATATCTCGAACTAAACGACTCTTTTTATCGAACTTTTGGCTATACTCCTCAGGAAGTAATCGGTAAATCTGCTATCGATATCGGACTATGGGTTTCTATGCAGGAGCGAGACAATATTTTAGCAATGCTTGACAACCAAGAAATCGTCCGCAACGTTGAAGTATGTTGGCAAACTAAAACTGGCGATACTCGTTGGGGCCTTTGTTCTGTCGAAAAATTTACAATTGCTGGCGAAGAATATTTTCTTCAAGTTTGGCATGATATTACAACAACCAAAGAAATTAACGCCCAATTAGTAGCTGCTAAAGAAGATTTAGAAATCAAAGTAGACCTGCGAACACAAGAATTAACCGCAGTAAATCAAGAATTACGCTCTATGAACGAAACGCTTTCACATACTTTAGAACAATTACAACTAACGCAAGAACAGTTAGTTCAATCTGCTAAGATGGCTTCCTTAGGTAGTTTAGTTGCTGGTATTGCACATGAGGTTAATACGCCGATTGGAGTTAGTGTTACGGCAGCTTCTTATTTGTCTGATTTAAATAAAAAACTTAATAGCAGTTATGAAAAAAGCTCCCTATCAAGAGAAGAATTAGAAATTTATTTAAACGATTCAGAACAATCTTTGGCGATTCTTCTTTCCAATTTAAATAGAGCCGCTAATCTTATAAGCAGTTTTAAAAAAGTTTCCGTTGACCAGTCTAACGAAAATAAGCGAAATTTCATTGTAAATGAGTACTTAAACGAAATTCTTTTAACTTTAAAACCTAAATTCAAAAATACCAGTTTACTTGTCAACATTGATGGCGATCCTAACTTGGAAATATGTAGTTGTCCCGGGTCTTTAGGACAGATTTTAACCAATTTGCTAGATAATTCTTTAATTCATGCTTTCGATGCTAAATCAATTTCACCTAGAATTGATATTAGTTTTAAACTTGAAAATCGGAACTTTATTTTAATATATTCCGATAATGGTAAGGGTATGTCTGAAAGCGTTCGCCAAAAAATTTTCGATCCTTTTTTCACCACTAAAAGAAGTGAAGGGGGGACTGGATTAGGAATGCACATTGTTTATAATATTGTTAAGCAGACTTTTTTAGGTAATATAGAGTGTTCCAGCACTGTCGGTAGTGGAACTAGTTTTAAAATAACTTTTCCAGTTTAA
- a CDS encoding DUF3369 domain-containing protein — MDSNSTTSMDDWLLKEKSPIQNKLPELGNHWKVLIVDDEEAVHSITKLALSNLIFANKSIEFFSAFSAAQAKTILTAHPDIAVILLDVVMEEDNAGLKLAEYIRYNLENRIVRIILRTGQPGQAPEEKVILEYDINDYKEKTELTARKLYSSMITALRSYQDLERINYSKLGLEKILDATATIFAIQSIKKFATGVLEQLAALLNINGTALCVHPQGLIATRERTTDFLVLAGTGQFNKVIGLPISSVLPAKINSEIEAIFASNNCNFHKGTSYVLFRSKQGSDGILYLESSKNLDEFDQNLIDIFCVNICIAFDNLELSREIEETQRDCIYTLGEAAEARSQETGNHVKRVAECCWLLALKYGLSSEEAALLRMASPMHDIGKLAIPDSILNKPGKLTAEEFSIMQNHCEIGYYIMKKSPRAILQTAAMIAYQHHEKFDGTGYPQKLNGSETHIFSRITALIDVFDALHSDRVYKKAWPLSEIIELLQQEKGKHFDPQLVDLFLANLDEFLDIYRKLPD; from the coding sequence ATGGATTCAAATTCTACGACTAGCATGGATGACTGGCTTTTAAAAGAAAAATCTCCTATCCAAAACAAACTCCCAGAATTGGGGAATCATTGGAAAGTTTTAATTGTAGATGATGAAGAAGCTGTCCACAGCATTACTAAATTAGCATTAAGCAATTTGATCTTCGCCAATAAAAGCATCGAGTTTTTTAGCGCTTTCTCAGCTGCTCAAGCTAAAACAATTTTAACTGCTCATCCTGATATTGCCGTAATACTTTTAGATGTTGTCATGGAAGAAGATAATGCTGGCCTAAAGTTAGCCGAATATATTCGTTATAATTTAGAGAATCGTATAGTGCGAATTATCTTACGAACTGGCCAGCCTGGACAAGCCCCTGAAGAAAAAGTCATCTTAGAATACGATATAAATGACTATAAAGAAAAAACGGAACTGACCGCCAGAAAACTGTATAGCTCCATGATTACTGCTTTGCGCTCCTATCAAGATTTAGAGCGGATTAATTATAGTAAGCTAGGTTTGGAAAAAATCTTAGATGCGACAGCAACAATTTTCGCCATCCAATCTATTAAAAAATTCGCCACAGGTGTTCTTGAACAATTAGCAGCCCTCTTAAATATTAATGGTACTGCACTTTGTGTTCATCCCCAAGGTCTAATTGCCACTCGTGAAAGAACTACCGATTTTTTAGTTCTTGCCGGCACTGGTCAATTTAATAAAGTAATCGGTCTACCAATTTCCTCTGTTTTACCAGCCAAAATTAATAGTGAAATTGAAGCGATATTTGCAAGCAACAATTGTAATTTTCACAAAGGAACTAGCTATGTTTTATTTAGGAGTAAGCAAGGTTCAGATGGAATTCTTTATCTGGAAAGCAGTAAAAACCTTGATGAATTTGATCAAAATTTAATCGATATTTTTTGTGTAAATATCTGCATAGCTTTTGACAACTTGGAATTAAGTAGGGAAATTGAAGAGACACAACGAGATTGTATTTACACTCTAGGTGAAGCTGCTGAAGCTCGTTCTCAAGAAACTGGCAATCACGTAAAACGCGTTGCTGAATGTTGCTGGCTGTTGGCATTAAAGTATGGTCTGAGTTCCGAAGAGGCTGCTCTCTTGCGCATGGCTTCGCCAATGCATGATATTGGTAAATTAGCTATTCCCGACAGCATCCTAAACAAACCGGGGAAACTGACTGCTGAAGAATTTTCTATAATGCAAAACCACTGTGAAATCGGTTATTATATTATGAAAAAATCCCCACGCGCTATTTTGCAAACTGCTGCGATGATTGCCTATCAACATCACGAAAAATTCGATGGCACTGGTTACCCTCAAAAGCTTAATGGTTCTGAAACACATATTTTTAGCCGCATTACTGCTTTAATAGATGTTTTTGATGCTCTACATAGCGATAGAGTATATAAGAAGGCCTGGCCACTATCAGAAATTATTGAACTACTTCAACAAGAAAAAGGAAAACATTTCGACCCTCAATTAGTTGATTTGTTTCTAGCAAATTTAGATGAATTTCTAGACATATATCGTAAATTACCAGATTAA
- a CDS encoding 4-hydroxy-tetrahydrodipicolinate reductase, with amino-acid sequence MKKTRVGIVGFGKTGKLVVNEFLKEDSFDVCWVMRKGQEERSKYASRLLGHEFDAGKIYSFADVTEGFFAEHQVDVIVDFSDSQGLHIYKKAAENGTAIVSAISHYEQSELELLQEYARVAPVLHSPNITLGINVLMVAAQILQKILPHADIEIVEEHFKEKPEVSGTARKIAKALELDAKEHINSIRVGGIIGRHEIIFGMPNQIIRLSHESINRAAFGQGAIFAVKYLLQQVPGTYTMETIIAEMFRKNIPVY; translated from the coding sequence ATGAAAAAAACAAGAGTAGGGATAGTTGGATTTGGTAAAACAGGTAAACTAGTTGTAAATGAATTTTTAAAAGAAGATAGCTTTGATGTTTGCTGGGTAATGAGAAAAGGTCAAGAAGAACGCTCAAAGTATGCTAGTAGACTTTTAGGACATGAATTTGATGCAGGTAAAATATATTCTTTTGCAGATGTAACAGAGGGGTTTTTTGCAGAACACCAAGTAGATGTAATTGTAGATTTTTCGGATTCACAAGGTTTACATATCTATAAAAAGGCAGCGGAAAATGGTACAGCTATAGTATCTGCAATCTCGCACTATGAACAATCAGAATTAGAACTCCTGCAAGAATATGCTAGGGTGGCACCAGTACTACACTCTCCGAATATAACGCTAGGGATCAACGTTTTAATGGTAGCCGCACAAATTTTGCAAAAAATATTGCCTCATGCTGACATTGAGATTGTAGAAGAACATTTCAAAGAAAAACCGGAAGTATCAGGAACAGCTAGAAAAATAGCGAAAGCTTTAGAATTAGATGCTAAAGAACATATTAACTCTATTAGAGTAGGGGGAATAATTGGCAGGCATGAAATAATTTTCGGTATGCCTAATCAAATAATTAGACTTTCACACGAAAGTATTAATCGTGCTGCTTTTGGACAAGGGGCTATTTTTGCGGTTAAATATTTATTGCAACAGGTTCCTGGAACTTATACTATGGAAACTATTATAGCGGAGATGTTTAGAAAAAATATTCCAGTATATTAG